One region of Primulina tabacum isolate GXHZ01 chromosome 1, ASM2559414v2, whole genome shotgun sequence genomic DNA includes:
- the LOC142556937 gene encoding uncharacterized protein LOC142556937 has translation MNSVSKEIFSGIIYCTDASKVWGDPKERFDKICGSRIFSIHRDIAHLTQGSSSISVYFSTLKRLWDEFTFLVTLPSCECESAKAYIDHEQQMRLLQFMMGLNDSYGHIRSQILMMNPLPYVNQAYSIISHEESTRHVLSSQLVVDIPTAVFYSSSTRKHEPINCENCNIPGHNKENCFRLIGYPPGHKLHKKFPQTRGFKSHHPSSKVAAHCAFEKQISQPSSSPSHEELRADNALPRHFTDVQYQ, from the coding sequence ATGAATTCTGTTTCGAAGGAAATCTTCAGTGGTATTATCTACTGCACTGACGCTTCCAAAGTTTGGGGAGATCCGAAAGAACGGTTTGACAAGATATGTGGATCTCGAATATTCTCAATTCATCGAGACATTGCTCATCTTACTCAAGGATCTTCTTCCATCTctgtatatttttcaacactcaagCGACTATGGGACGAATTTACCTTCTTAGTAACACTTCCTTCTTGTGAGTGTGAAAGTGCTAAGGCGTATATCGATCACGAACAACAAATGCGTCTCCTTCAGTTTATGATGGGATTAAATGATAGTTATGGCCACATTAGAAGTCAAATCCTAATGATGAATCCATTGCCATATGTCAATCAAGCTTACTCGATTATTAGCCATGAGGAATCAACTCGCCATGTGCTATCTTCGCAGCTTGTTGTTGATATCCCAACAGCTGTTTTCTACTCTTCATCTACTAGGAAACATGAGCCAATTAATTGTGAAAATTGCAATATTCCAGGTCACAACAAGGAGAATTGTTTTCGCCTAATTGGATATCCTCCAGGCCACAAACTACATAAAAAATTCCCTCAAACAAGAGGATTCAAAAGCCATCACCCGTCTTCTAAGGTTGCTGCTCATTGTGCCTTTGAAAAGCAGATTTCACAGCCTTCTTCTTCTCCTTCACATGAGGAATTACGAGCAGATAATGCCTTGCCTCGACATTTTACTGATGTTCAATATCAGTAA